The stretch of DNA GCGGGGTCCTCGCTGGGACGGGATGAGCGGAAGTCCGCTTGCGCGACCTCCGGGGTGCGGTCGCGCCAGGTGGAGGTGGCGGTGGGGAGGCGTTCGAGGATGCCTTCGATGAAGGGCCGGATGTCCGCGCGGATGTACTCCGCGGATCCCGGGATTCCGGTGTCGGGCTCGTTGTCGATCCGGATGATGGTGGTGTCGGCGGGAAACAGCGTTCCGTAGCGGGTCTGGAAGATGTTCTGGCTGGCGCCGACCACCAGGACGAGGTCCGCCTGACGTGCGATGTCGAGGCGGTGGCGGCGGGTGAAGCCGCCCGCGATGCCCAGGTCCCAGGGGCTGTTGAAGGCGTTGGCTGCCATGACCGACGTCATGAAAAGTGCGCCCAGCCGGTCTCCCACTTCCTTTAGCGGGGCGGTCGCACCGGCCAGAAGCACGCCGCGTCCGGCCAGAATCAACGGCCGTCGGGCGGCGGCGAGGAAGCCAGCTACCCGGTCGAGGTCGCCGGCAGCTGCGGGCCAGACGGACTTTGCCGGCAGCGGTTCGAGAGATTCCGGGTCAGAGGGCTGGGCGGTGGCGAGGTCGTAGGGAATCGCCAGCACCACCGGCTGGACGGTTTGCACCGCGAGGTCGAAGGCCCGGTGGGTCATGGCGGCAGCGTTGCCCGGACCAGCCACCAGCGTCACCACTCCGGCTGCCTCAGCGGCCTTCGCCTGGTCGATGTCGAAGGGACGGCGTCCAGTGGAGGGCCCGTCTCCCACCACGAGAACCAGCGGGATGCGGGCAATCCGTGCCTCCGCCAAGGTGGTGTAGGAGTTCGTGAAGCCGGCGCCGTAAGTGGTGGTTGCGGCTGCCACTTTCCCGGTTGCCCGGTAGTACGCGTCCGCCATGGCCACGGTGGCGGACTCGTGGCGCGCCGAGGTGAAGGGAAAACCGCTCCGGGTCAGCCGGCTGATCAGGTGGACGTTGCCGTTGCCCATCAGTCCGAACAGATGGCCCGCGCGCTCTGCCACCACATCGGCCACAATCGCTGCCACGTGGCCCTCGTCCGGAAGCGCAGGCGCCTCGCCCGGCAGAAGTTCTGTGCTGGTACTCGTCATGTGTTTTCTCTTTTTCCTAGGTTCGGGCAAGGCCCGTCGGACGGAAAGGGGAATCAGGACGGCGGCGTCCGCAGTGAACGCGGGCGCCGCCGTCGTCTTCCCTGTTGTTGGGTGGGGATCTTCGTTAGGTAAGGAACGGCACGATCAGTGACGTCACGAAGAGGACGAGCGCTCCGCCGAGGCGGTTGGTGAGGGCTGCGAACGGCATGAGATGCATGCGGTTCGCTGCGCTCAGGACTGAGACGTCGCCGCTGCCTCCGGTGTCGGCCATCACCAGGCCCGGCGTGATGGATGCCTCCACGAAGTTGAACTTCACCAGCCATCCCAGGGCCCCGGAGGTCAGGGTGGCGATGATGACTGTGCAGATGGTGAGCAGCACGAACTGCGGATTGCTCAGGGATGCGAAGACCTGGGTCATGTCGATGTAGGTGATGCTGACACCCACCAGCAGGGCCGGAACCAGCACCGCGCCGATCAGGTCTCCCCAGTCTGCAGTGGAATCCTCCACATCCTGCGGGAGCAGCTTGAAGATCTTCACCGCAGCGGCGGCGATGATGGTCCACGCGTAGGGGTGCAGCCCCGGGATGAAGGCGGCGATCAGATTTCCGAAGACAAAGAGGCTCCCGGCGATCAGCAGGCCCTTGCCGAGGGCGACGAAAGAGGACGAATCACGCTTGGGCGGCAGGGCCAGCTGGTCCGAGCGGCCGGCAATCCGCAGCAGCTGGCCGTGCCCGTTGAAGCCGACGAAGAGCTGCTTCTTGCGCTTGCCCAGGCCGTTGTAGATGCCGGCAATGAGGATGCACACCACGTTGGCCATCACGACGGCGGACATCAGGTCGCCCATGAATGCGGCAGAGTCACCGCCGGTTGCCGAGGCGTACATCTTGGACATGGGAAGGGCTCCGACGCCCAGGCCGCCGGCCATGATGGGCGCGGCGATGAACAGGATGCCTTCAACGAATCCGAAGCCGGTCAATGTGCCGAGGAGCCCGATGAGGACGAACGTGGCGATGAGGCAGCCGATCAGCGGGACCGCGAAGCGCGGTCCCGCCTTCAGCAGCAATGCCCGCGGCATGCCAAGGATTGAGCCGGCGATGATGCCCACCACGAAGAAGTCCAGGAAGCCCTGGCCGTCAACGAAGTTCTTCACCACCGTGACGATGTTCTCCGGCATCACGCCAAAGAACACCAGGGTGGCCGGGACAAACGTGCACAGGATGGTGGGGAGGCCGAAGTCCCGCACCACCGGGAAGAGGTTGCCGATCCAGATGAAGAGCCCGCCGAGCAGGATGGTGGTGGCGAAGCCCACCACCATCGTGTCCGGAAGATTGCCGGTGATGGCAGCGGCCAGGACCAGGCCTGCGAGGACGAGGTAGAGCGGGGCGGGAACACTGGCGATCTTGGACCCCTGCCGGCCGGGGTAATGGGTGCCCGGACGGGTTCCCGCTGTCCGGGCGACCGGGTGTTCGACGCCGCCGGCGGGACCGGGGGCAGCATCGCCCAGGGAGTCGCCCGCCGGGTGGCTGTCAAATTCCGTGGTGCGTGGGCCTGTAGACATCGTCGTCTCCAAAACTGTGAGTAGGAATTTCTATATGTAGCTGGGTCGTTTTTATCGAGCAGGGTCAAGCAGCCCGATCGCGGGGGAGTTCGTGACGACGTCGCGGGCCAGGCGGACCGCTTCCGCGAGGCGGGTCTCGTCAATGCCGGTGTCGTGGCCGGCGTCATGCAGGTGCCTTACGAGTTCCTCGGTGGCGATGTTGCCGTGGGCGCCCGGGGCAAAGGGACAGCCGCCGTAACCGCCGAGGGCGGCGTCGAAACGGATGATGCCGGTGTCCACCGCAGCGCTCGCGGTAGCCAGGGCTTGGCCGTGGGCGTTGTGGAGGTGCAGGTAGTAGGTGAGGTCCGGTTCTGCCTGGCGTATGTGTTCCATGCTGGCCAACACCTGCTCGGTGGGCGTGGTGCCCAGCGTGTCGGCCAGTCCGACGTCGTTAATGCCCATGTCCTTGAAGGCGCGGACCACGCGCAGGAGGTATTCGGGGTCGACGGTGCCTTCGAAGGGACACGTGAAGGCGGTGGAGATGCCGGCGACGAAGCGGGTGCCGGGGAACCTGGCCACTGCGGAGGCGAGGCTTGCCAACGCGTCCTCGATGGCTTGCCCGGCGTTCGCGTTGCTGTGGGCCTGGCTGGCGGAGGTGACCACCGCGATGTCAGTCGCGCCGGCGTCGACGGCCCGTTCAATGCCCCTGCCGTTGAGGGCCAGGCTCGTGTAGGTGACACCCGGGGCAACCGGCAGCGCAGCGATGACCTCGGCGGCGTCGGCCATCTGCGGGACCCGCTTCGGGTTCACAAAGGAAGCGGCCTCGATGCGTTTCAATCCCGCTGCGATAAGAGCCTCGGCAATTTCCAGCTTGTGTGCTGTTGTGACGAGAACTGCTTCGTCCTGAAGCCCGTCGCGCAGGAAGACGTCGGTGATTTCCACCTTCATTTAGCCCACCTCCTGCATTCCGAGGCCGGCGATTTCTGCAGCATCCATGCCGGCAAGCTCCTGCAGGACCTCCTGGGTGTGCTCGCCCAGTTCCGGGCCCACCCACTTGACGCGGCCTTCGTGGCCGGGGATCTTGGGCACAACGCCGGGGAAGCGTATGAGCTCCGGCTCCTTCTCGATGACCACTTCGTGGGTCTGGATCATGTCGCGTGCCAGGTAATGCTTGTCGACGGCGATGCTCGGGGCGTCGTAGACCGGGCCGGCGGGCACACCGGCGTCGTCCAGCTTGTCCAGCACTTCGGTGAGGGGCATGCTGCCGGTCCAGGCCGAAATGGCGCCGTTGAGCTCCTCCTCGCGGGCGCCCCGGGCCTCGGTGGCCAGGAGGGTTTCGTCCTCGGCGAGGTCCTCGCGGCCAATGGCTCGCATGAGGCGGACGAACACGGAGTTCGAGTTCCCGCCGATCACCACCTCGAGGTCGTCCTGGCAGAGGTAGGAGCCTGTGGGCACGACGCCCGGCAGGGCGCCGCCGGTGCGTTGCCGGATCATGCCGTACGCGTCATAGTCGGGCACGAGTGACTCGAGGAGGCTGAAGACCCCTTCGTAGAGGGCGACGTCGACCACCTGCGAGCCCGCTGTCTGGACGCCGCGGGCCTTCTGCAGCATCAGCATCAGGGCCCCGATAACCCCGTAAAGGCCAGCCACGGTGTCACCCATGCTGGCAGCCGCACGGCCGGCGGGGCGGTCTGGTTCGCCGGTGATGTAGCGCAGCCCGGCAAAGGACTCGGCAGAACTGCCGAAACCGGCGCGGTTCTTGTAGGGGCCGGTCTGGCCGTAGCCGGAGATCCGCACCATCACCAGCTCAGGGTTGAGTTCATGGAGGACGTCCGGGCCCAAACCCCACTTCTCGAGGGTGCCGGGGCGGAAGTTCTCGATTACCACGTCGCACTGGGCTGCGATCTTCTTGACGGCTTCGCGGCCGGTCTCGGACCGCAGGTCAAGAACAACCGACTTCTTGTTGCGGCCAATGGTGCGGAAAAGCATGGACGTTGTGCCGCGGGTCTTGCGCCAGTCGCGCAGCTCGTCGCCACCCTGGGGCTTCTCGATTTTGATGACTTCAGCGCCGAAGTCACCAAAGAGGCGGGCCGCGAAGGGCGCAGCGATGAAGCTGCCTAGCTCCAGAACGCGTATGCCCTGGAGAGGGAGAGTGTTTCCCTCGAGATGAAGTTCCTGTGTCATGTCATTCCTGCCTGCGTCGTCGGCTTACTGCCGGGCTTCCCACTGGATGGGAGAGCCTTGTCATTGGGCGGAGAGACTGTAGCAGGGCGGTGTGATCTGCGCAACAAGTCATAGGGTTTTCGGCGTGGCTGGGTACGGGAACGTGCATGCCAGCGGCGGCCGCCGGAACTGACGTTTAGACAGCGGCTGCCTGCCGCGTCCTGTATTCGGCGGCGGCGTAGACGCCGAGGATACGAACCTCTGTGGTGAAGAACTCCAGTTCCTCCAGCGCCAGGCTGAGCGGCAAGTCCTCCGGGTGCCCCTCGACGTCGGCCATGAACATGGTGGCGGCGAATTCGTTGCCCACCATGTAGCTTTCCAGCCGGGTCATGTTCACGCCGTTCGTAGCGAAGCCGCCCAGCGCCTTGTACAGGGCGGAAGGGACGTTCCTGACCCGGAACACGAAGCTGGTGACGGCGGGCCCGGGCAGTTCACCCCGGGCCGGTAGTTCCTTTTCCCGGGCCAGGACCACGAAGCGGGTGGTGTTGGAGGGATCGTCCTCGACGGCGGACGCCAGCACCTCCAGCCCGTACAGCTGCGCGGCGAGCGGGGGAGCGAGGGACAGTTTCGTGGGGTCATTCCAGTCCCGGACCTCGCGGGCGGACCCGGCAGTGTCACCGGCGATGACCGGGCGGAGACCGGCGTCGCGGATCAGCCGGCGGCACTGCCCCAAGGCGTGGATGTGGCTGTGGACCTCGGTGGCCGCCTCGATGGTGCTGCCCGGAATGCCCAGCAGGTCGAAGTGGATGGGCAGGAAGAACTCGCCCACGATCTGCAGGTGCGACTGCGGCAGCAGGATGTGGATGTCGGCTACCCGGCCGGCGATGGAATTCTCGATCGGGATCATGGCCAGTTCGGCGTCACCGCTGGACACCAGTTCGAAGGCGTCCTCGAAGCTGGCGCAGGGGACGCTTTCCATCCCGGGGTACATCTGCTCGCAAGCGATATTGGAGTTGGCGCCGGGCTCACCCTGGTACGCAATCTTCTGGGCCATGCTCCGTATGGTTTCACGGCTTGGCGCCGCCCGCCCAAGTAAGTCGCAGCAGGTGTCGTTTTGAGGGCTAAAACGACACCTGCTGCTGGTCAGTTGGGTGGCCGGGCGCAGCCTGACCCGGAGCGGGTCAGCCGTTGATCACCTGGGGAACGCCCACGGCCTTCAGGCCTTCAACGCCGAATTCCAGGCCGTAACCGGACTGCTTGGCGCCGCCGAACGGGACGCGCGGGTCAACGGCACCGTGCTTGTTGATCCACACGGTGCCGGCTTGGATCCGGGCGGCGACCTCGCGGGCTGCGGGCAGGTCGGAGGACCAGACGGAGGCGCCCAGTCCCACGTCGAGACCGTTGGCGTGCGCGACGGCCTCGTCCACGGTGCTGTACCGGATGATCGGCAGGGCCGGGCCGAACTGTTCCTCGGCCACGAGGGGGTTGTCATTGTGGATGTCGGCCACGAGTGTGGCGGGGTAGAAGTAGCCGGGCTGCTCCGGGTCGGGGTTCCCGCCGAGCAGGATGCGGGCACCGGAGTCCCGGGCGGACTCTACCAGGCGGGCGACGACGTCGAACTGCGCCTTGTTCTGCAGCGGACCGAGGACGTTGTTCTCGTCCAGCCCGACACCCATCGGCATTGCCTTCGCCACGGCAGTCAGCTCGTCGCAAACGGCGTCATAGATGTCGTCGTGGACGTAGAGGCGCTTGAGGGCCGCGCAGGTCTGGCCGGTGTTGATGAAGGCGCCCCAGAAGAGGTCTTGAGCGATGGCCTTGGGGTCGGCGTCGGGCAGGACGATGCCGGCGTCATTGCCGCCGAGCTCAAGAGTGAGCCGCTTGACGGTGTCAGCGGAGGATCTGATGATCGAACGGCCGGCGTCGGTGGAACCGGTGAACATGACCTTGCCGATGGCGGGGTGCTCGGCCAGGCGCGCACCCACACCGCGGTCACCGGAGACCACACTGAGGAGGCCTTCGGGCAGTTCCTCGTTGAGGACTTTGGCCAGCGCCAGCACGGACAGCGGGGTCATTTTGGACGGCTTGACCACTACGGCGTTGCCCATCCGGAGGGCGGGGGCGATCTGCCAGATGGTGATCATCATGGGCCAGTTCCAGGGGCCGATGGCCCCAACGACGCCGATGGGGCGGTAGCGCAGTTCGGCATACGTTTCGCCGTCGTCAACCACCACTTCGGAGTCCAGCGGCGTCGTAGCGGCGGCACGGATCCAGGCAGCACAGGCGCCGACTTCGAAACGCGCGTTCGGGCCGTTCAGCGGCTTGCCCTGCTCGCGGGAGAGCAGTCTGGCAAGTTCCTCGGCGGAACGCTCGACGGCGTCGGCGGCCTTGAGGAGCGCCGCGGACCGTCCGTCGTGGCCCAGGGCGGCCCAGGCCGGCTGGGCTCCGGCGGCAGCGGCCACGGCGGCTTCGAGGTCCTCAACGGTGTGGACAGGAGCTTCGCCGACGACGGTGCCGGTGGCGGGGTCAAGGATGGTCCGGGTTTCGCCGGAGACCGGGGTGATCGAGGCCAGCAGGGCGTCGTAAGTTTCCAAGGAGTACTCCACTTCGAGTTGGCGATGCACACGGCCGGCGTGGCCTGAGGCTATGTCTCGAGTCTGCCGGGATGCCCTAAAGGTGTCTTGTGTTTCCGCGAACGCCCCTTGACACCAGGCGAACAGATGCCGTGGGCTGTGCCTAAACCGTGCCGGTACCACTCCGAAGGAGCAGCACGGCGTGACTGCGCTCACGCGCAACAACTGAGCGCTCCACGACAAGTCGCATCCGCGGCAGACTGCCATGCTGAATTTACGGTGCCATCCACCTGCAGGCACCCCCAACACCTTTCAGCACTCATGACCGTTAGAAGGATCCAATGAGTATTCCGAATCCCGAATCCCGGACCGCGGAACCCGGTTCCCGCCAGGAACACTCCACCGCCCTGCGCGCAGGCAGCATTGGAGTCCTGGGCATTCTGTTCTTTGTCCTGTCCGCTCAGGCGCCGCTGACCGGAATCGTCGGAGCAGCGCCGCTCGCTGCCGCGCTTGGCAACGGTGCCGGCGCTCCGGGCGCCTACCTCGTCGTCGGCGTCGTAATAATTATTTTCGCCGTAGGCTTCGTGGCCATGAGCCGGAAGGTTCAGACCAACGGCGCTTTCTACGCCTACGTCACGGCAGCGTTCGGACGCAAAGTAGGCGCCGGGGCAGCATGGTTAGCGCTGCTGGCCTACAGCACCGTGCAGGCGGCAATGTACGGACTGTACGGCGCGGCGTTCTCCGGAGTCCTGGCAGGCGCCGGGATTACCGTCCCATGGTGGCTGCTCGCCGTCGTTACGATGGCCGGAGTCCAGGCCCTGGGATCGATGAACATCGAGCTAGGCGCCCGGGTTCTTGCCGTGCTGGTTGGCCTGGAAGTCGCCATCCTGCTCATGTTCGGATTGTCCGTCCTGTTCCAAGGCGGTGGCCCCGAGGGGCTGAACATCGCAGCCTCGTTCGCGCCCGAAGCCATCGCCAGCGGCGCTCCCGGCGTCGCCATCATGTTCGCCGTCGCCTCGATGTTCGGTTTCGAATCGACCGCCATCTACTCCGCGGAGGCCAAGGATCCACACCGGACCGTCGCCCGCGCCACGTATCTCTCAGTGGGCATCAT from Arthrobacter sp. B3I9 encodes:
- a CDS encoding thiamine pyrophosphate-binding protein; translated protein: MTSTSTELLPGEAPALPDEGHVAAIVADVVAERAGHLFGLMGNGNVHLISRLTRSGFPFTSARHESATVAMADAYYRATGKVAAATTTYGAGFTNSYTTLAEARIARIPLVLVVGDGPSTGRRPFDIDQAKAAEAAGVVTLVAGPGNAAAMTHRAFDLAVQTVQPVVLAIPYDLATAQPSDPESLEPLPAKSVWPAAAGDLDRVAGFLAAARRPLILAGRGVLLAGATAPLKEVGDRLGALFMTSVMAANAFNSPWDLGIAGGFTRRHRLDIARQADLVLVVGASQNIFQTRYGTLFPADTTIIRIDNEPDTGIPGSAEYIRADIRPFIEGILERLPTATSTWRDRTPEVAQADFRSSRPSEDPAEFGPDGRLNPRAVVAALDRILPAERSVVMDGGHFIGWAPMYLSVPDPHAMILVGTAFQSIGLGFGSAAGVSVARPDRTTVLVSGDGGGLMGLADFETFLRATRKGVVVVLNDSAYGAELHQYAVKGLHNQAMLIDEVDFAAVGRALGAQGIKARTMADLEKLQDWLVTHEEGVFVLDVAISQKVVAEYMTESVAAKG
- a CDS encoding 2-hydroxycarboxylate transporter family protein; the protein is MSTGPRTTEFDSHPAGDSLGDAAPGPAGGVEHPVARTAGTRPGTHYPGRQGSKIASVPAPLYLVLAGLVLAAAITGNLPDTMVVGFATTILLGGLFIWIGNLFPVVRDFGLPTILCTFVPATLVFFGVMPENIVTVVKNFVDGQGFLDFFVVGIIAGSILGMPRALLLKAGPRFAVPLIGCLIATFVLIGLLGTLTGFGFVEGILFIAAPIMAGGLGVGALPMSKMYASATGGDSAAFMGDLMSAVVMANVVCILIAGIYNGLGKRKKQLFVGFNGHGQLLRIAGRSDQLALPPKRDSSSFVALGKGLLIAGSLFVFGNLIAAFIPGLHPYAWTIIAAAAVKIFKLLPQDVEDSTADWGDLIGAVLVPALLVGVSITYIDMTQVFASLSNPQFVLLTICTVIIATLTSGALGWLVKFNFVEASITPGLVMADTGGSGDVSVLSAANRMHLMPFAALTNRLGGALVLFVTSLIVPFLT
- a CDS encoding hydroxymethylglutaryl-CoA lyase; the protein is MKVEITDVFLRDGLQDEAVLVTTAHKLEIAEALIAAGLKRIEAASFVNPKRVPQMADAAEVIAALPVAPGVTYTSLALNGRGIERAVDAGATDIAVVTSASQAHSNANAGQAIEDALASLASAVARFPGTRFVAGISTAFTCPFEGTVDPEYLLRVVRAFKDMGINDVGLADTLGTTPTEQVLASMEHIRQAEPDLTYYLHLHNAHGQALATASAAVDTGIIRFDAALGGYGGCPFAPGAHGNIATEELVRHLHDAGHDTGIDETRLAEAVRLARDVVTNSPAIGLLDPAR
- a CDS encoding CaiB/BaiF CoA-transferase family protein, with protein sequence MTQELHLEGNTLPLQGIRVLELGSFIAAPFAARLFGDFGAEVIKIEKPQGGDELRDWRKTRGTTSMLFRTIGRNKKSVVLDLRSETGREAVKKIAAQCDVVIENFRPGTLEKWGLGPDVLHELNPELVMVRISGYGQTGPYKNRAGFGSSAESFAGLRYITGEPDRPAGRAAASMGDTVAGLYGVIGALMLMLQKARGVQTAGSQVVDVALYEGVFSLLESLVPDYDAYGMIRQRTGGALPGVVPTGSYLCQDDLEVVIGGNSNSVFVRLMRAIGREDLAEDETLLATEARGAREEELNGAISAWTGSMPLTEVLDKLDDAGVPAGPVYDAPSIAVDKHYLARDMIQTHEVVIEKEPELIRFPGVVPKIPGHEGRVKWVGPELGEHTQEVLQELAGMDAAEIAGLGMQEVG
- a CDS encoding prephenate dehydratase; amino-acid sequence: MAQKIAYQGEPGANSNIACEQMYPGMESVPCASFEDAFELVSSGDAELAMIPIENSIAGRVADIHILLPQSHLQIVGEFFLPIHFDLLGIPGSTIEAATEVHSHIHALGQCRRLIRDAGLRPVIAGDTAGSAREVRDWNDPTKLSLAPPLAAQLYGLEVLASAVEDDPSNTTRFVVLAREKELPARGELPGPAVTSFVFRVRNVPSALYKALGGFATNGVNMTRLESYMVGNEFAATMFMADVEGHPEDLPLSLALEELEFFTTEVRILGVYAAAEYRTRQAAAV
- a CDS encoding aldehyde dehydrogenase family protein, which gives rise to METYDALLASITPVSGETRTILDPATGTVVGEAPVHTVEDLEAAVAAAAGAQPAWAALGHDGRSAALLKAADAVERSAEELARLLSREQGKPLNGPNARFEVGACAAWIRAAATTPLDSEVVVDDGETYAELRYRPIGVVGAIGPWNWPMMITIWQIAPALRMGNAVVVKPSKMTPLSVLALAKVLNEELPEGLLSVVSGDRGVGARLAEHPAIGKVMFTGSTDAGRSIIRSSADTVKRLTLELGGNDAGIVLPDADPKAIAQDLFWGAFINTGQTCAALKRLYVHDDIYDAVCDELTAVAKAMPMGVGLDENNVLGPLQNKAQFDVVARLVESARDSGARILLGGNPDPEQPGYFYPATLVADIHNDNPLVAEEQFGPALPIIRYSTVDEAVAHANGLDVGLGASVWSSDLPAAREVAARIQAGTVWINKHGAVDPRVPFGGAKQSGYGLEFGVEGLKAVGVPQVING
- a CDS encoding APC family permease, translated to MSIPNPESRTAEPGSRQEHSTALRAGSIGVLGILFFVLSAQAPLTGIVGAAPLAAALGNGAGAPGAYLVVGVVIIIFAVGFVAMSRKVQTNGAFYAYVTAAFGRKVGAGAAWLALLAYSTVQAAMYGLYGAAFSGVLAGAGITVPWWLLAVVTMAGVQALGSMNIELGARVLAVLVGLEVAILLMFGLSVLFQGGGPEGLNIAASFAPEAIASGAPGVAIMFAVASMFGFESTAIYSAEAKDPHRTVARATYLSVGIIAIFFSFITWMLVSFYGPSHVAEAAGAALASGDATSFVIGPLVELFGPWAGVTAGILLVTSLLAGIIAFHNGINRYLHSLALRGSLPSVIARTNKHRAPAMAAWIQTAVALLLVAPFALLGLDPVLTLFSWFSGLAVAALLVLYMLSSLAVVGYFRREPVAGHHWQTLIAPVLASVLLGWVLYLVVSNFTALIGGSAETAAGLLAAVPVIFLAGVLVEVRVEKLARIPEPVLAG